From Andrena cerasifolii isolate SP2316 chromosome 12, iyAndCera1_principal, whole genome shotgun sequence, a single genomic window includes:
- the Deaf1 gene encoding deformed epidermal autoregulatory factor 1 — translation MEESQTSESVAVLPDMSEPLTSETEEASALTTEHEAHPVAVTASVTSVPGVSGVPGVGVPVSLPVGSIIGVANSTNGTTFNVITSDQLQLPGSGQFKQMLCVDNGFICEPRHDKDTDPLRWNGELKATHIVIQNSTEEHETEQIHVSTANTQQICSWSESANLAVLPVRCKNTNAELHKSRFGSGARGRCIKLGQDWYTPSEFEALCGRASSKDWKRSIRFGGRSLQTLIDEQILKPHATSCTCAACCDDDSATGPVRLFTPYKRRKRARDTSDGDISSRKIKSDNSRDGSNNDESDGEVVVPDKEVWPQFVSTDGLVVQQPQDQDGVVQTVHQTENGQSDDVFKKLDEMSNKMLKLAYELRRTLEEAKELNRQQRREQALVAQLGGRGDVNETVGLQPASDTPNKKCASCNREAFAECSLCRRTPYCSTFCQRKDWAGHQVECVRGAAETVMLIVESSSGDTSALATTAGDQ, via the exons ATGGAGGAGAGTCAAACATCGGAAAGTGTCGCCGTGCTACCGGACATGTCCGAACCGTTGACGAGCGAAACCGAGGAGGCGTCTGCCCTAACGACCGAACACGAGGCGCATCCCGTCGCCGTGACGGCGAGTGTCACTTCGGTACCGGGTGTTTCTGGCGTTCCAGGAGTTGGTGTACCGGTTTCTTTGCCTGTTGGTTCTATCATCGGTGTAGCGAACTCGACCAACGGCACGACCTTCAACGTCATCACCTCGGACCAACTGCAG TTACCTGGCTCTGGACAGTTTAAACAGATGCTATGCGTGGATAACGGTTTCATTTGTGAACCGCGCCACGACAAGGACACAGATCCTTTACGTTGGAACGGAGAATTAAAGGCGACGCATATAGTAATTCAGAACAGTACAGAGGAGCACGAAACTGAGCAGATACATGTTTCTACTGCCAATACGCAACAGATATGCAGCTGGTCAGAGTCCGCTAACTTGGCAGTGTTGCCTGTCAGATGTAAGAATACAAATGCGGAACTACATAAAAGTAGATTCGGCTCCGGAGCCAGAGGAAGATGTATCAAGCTTGGACAGGATTGGTACACCCCGAGTGAATTCGAGGCACTCTGTGGGAGAGCTTCCAGTAAAGATTGGAAACGGAGCATCCGATTCGGCGGTAGAAGTTTGCAGACATTGATCGATGAACAAATTTTAAAGCCACACGCTACCTCTTGCACTTGCGCAGCATGCTGCGACGACGATAGCGCG ACGGGTCCGGTCCGACTGTTCACGCCGTATAAGCGCCGAAAACGGGCTAGGGACACGTCCGATGGAGATATATCGTCTCGTAAAATTAAGAGCGATAATTCACGCGACGGTAGTAATAATGACGAAAGCGACGGTGAAGTAGTTGTACCTGACAAAGAAGTATGGCCGCAGTTCGTTTCGACGGATGGACTAGTTGTCCAGCAACCACAAGATCAAGATGGAGTTGTACAAACTGTGCATCAGACGGAGAATGGACAAAGCGACGACGTATTTAAAAAGCTCGACGAGATGTctaataaaatgttaaaattagCTTACGAACTTAGGCGTACTTTGGAAGAAGCTAAGGAACTAAATAGACAACAAAGAAGGGAGCAAGCATTAGTCGCTCAATTGGGAGGTAGAGGAGATGTTAACGAGACTGTGGGTTTGCAGCCAGCATCAGATACTCCTAACAAGAAG TGTGCCAGCTGCAACAGGGAAGCATTCGCGGAATGTTCTTTATGTAGAAGGACACCGTACTGCTCCACGTTCTGCCAACGCAAAGACTGGGCAGGGCATCAAGTGGAATGCGTACGGGGCGCCGCTGAAACTGTAATGCTTATTGTAGAGAGTAGTAGCGGAGATACCAGCGCGCTTGCGACGACTGCCGGAGACCAATAG
- the Wcd gene encoding U3 small nucleolar RNA-associated protein 18 homolog wicked, which produces MKMSQATMKRSKSKAQKNQAVDKSFTKKRKPTKTLYTQKFSAPLKRKRKSEYDAKEEARLERIVFGDPSDIINNLPDDEKFTESSESRTINTDDNDVSADNNVSDDLSIVNEDDASKAGQRKAAWVDEDDAQYSVQDATKVQNRKLPNEIQGKPYKDYLHNKYKQLVGTPKWAELKESTTELDDLDNDILKHSCHLEKPKARNLPRNIIDIKTLSAINKQTHTEGPVISSVEFHPSSTVALVAGTSGILSLFHVDGIDNNTLHTMQYKKFPISTAKFLKDGTEVLLGSQYYAHCHSYNLMSGKTYRIPLPHGITNMQKCEVSPDGKLIALCGRLGEIFLLTSSTKELIATMKMNAKCRAVSFTPDNKNLITHGDSNEMYVWDINSRACIHRAVDDGCLSCASISVSPSGQFVATGSKEGVVNLYETKTVLQNQSPVPLKIVLNLVTPITRLKFNSHSEILAMASDKKHNAFKMMHLPSFTVFSNFPTFQTNISMPEAIDFSPASGYLGISNRSGTAFLYRLKHYGNY; this is translated from the exons ATGAAAATGAGCCAGGCTACTATGAAGAGGAGCAAATCGAAAGCTCAAAAAAATCAAGCAGTAGATAAGTCGTTTACGAAAAAACGAAAGCCTACGAAAACATTGTACACTCAAAAGTTTTCAGCACCTTTAAAAAGAAAACGTAAAAGTGAATATGACGCAAAAGAAGAGGCTAG GTTAGAAAGAATCGTTTTTGGAGATCCAAGCgatattataaacaatttacCAGATGACGAGAAGTTCACTGAATCGAGCGAAAGCAGAACTATTAACACAGACGACAATGACGTTTCTGCAGATAATAATGTAAGTGACGACTTGAGTATAGTAAATGAAGATGACGCTTCTAAAGCGGGCCAGAGAAAAGCAGCATGGGTCGACGAAGACGATGCTCAATATTC AGTACAAGACGCTACAAAGGTGCAGAATCGCAAATTACCCAACGAAATACAAGGGAAGCCATACAAAGATTACTTACATAACAAATACAAGCAACTTGTTGGCACTCCAAAGTGGGCTGAACTTAAAGAATCTACTACGGAGTTGGATGATTTGGACAATGATATATTAAAG CATAGTTGTCATTTGGAAAAGCCTAAAGCGAGAAATCTGCCGAGGAATATAATCGATATAAAGACGTTGTCTGCAATTAACAAGCAAACCCATACAGAAGGGCCAGTAATATCGAGCGTTGAATTTCATCCATCTTCAACTGTAGCTCTAGTCGCTGGAACATCCGGAATTTTGTCCCTCTTCCAT GTAGATGGCATTGACAATAATACACTGCATACGATGCAGTATAAAAAGTTCCCTATTAGTACAGCAAAGTTTTTAAAGGATGGAACAGAAGTTTTACTCGGTTCCCAGTATTATGCACACTGCCATTCCTACAACTTAATGAGTGGGAAAACATACAGAATACCGTTACCACATGGCATCACTAATATGCAG AAGTGTGAGGTATCTCCAGATGGGAAGCTGATAGCTCTGTGTGGTCGGTTAGGAGAAATCTTCTTATTAACAAGTTCGACCAAAGAACTCATCGCGACAATGAAAATGAATGCGAAATGCAGGGCAGTATCTTTTACTCCAGATAATAAGAATCTCATTACACACGGTG ATAGCAACGAAATGTATGTTTGGGACATAAATAGTCGCGCGTGCATACATCGCGCTGTAGACGATGGATGTCTGTCCTGCGCATCTATCTCAGTATCGCCGAGTGGCCAGTTCGTAGCAACAGGTAGCAAAGAAGGTGTAGTAAACTTATACGAAACAAAGACGGTGTTACAAAATCAGAGCCCTGTCCCtctgaaaattgttttaaatcttgtaacACCTATTACTCGGTTGAAATTTAATTCCCATTCTGAAATATTAGCAATGGCTTCGGATAAGAAACACAATGCGTTTAAAATGATGCATTTACCATCGTTCACTGTCTTCTCAAATTTTCCCACATTTCAAACGAACATATCCATGCCGGAAGCCATTGATTTCTCACCAGCTAGTGGTTACTTAGGAATTTCTAACAGGTCGGGCACTGCATTTTTGTATAGATTAAAGCATTATGGGAATTATTAG